One Astyanax mexicanus isolate ESR-SI-001 chromosome 3, AstMex3_surface, whole genome shotgun sequence genomic region harbors:
- the usf2 gene encoding upstream stimulatory factor 2 codes for MDMLEQSLDAPTSHEKQETEEVVQLQEGEGVGVEEQTAVTIANAQQAAVFTTDHNVQYQFRTENSGGQVTYRVVQVTEDQLEAAGDGSAAVSVVSTAAFAGAPQAVAQAVIQNPFSNGGSPAGETVGGETRFAYFPAATVSDGTATAVSVQAATDTTLAPAGGQFYVMMSPPDVLQTGTPRTIAPRTHTYSTDFGENEMLQHGSSNWKVDGPRAPRDERRRAQHNEVERRRRDKINNWIVTLSKIIPDCNMDNTKTGASKGGILSKACDYIRELRQNNQRLQESFKEVERIQVDNELLRQQIEDLKNDNALLRAQLQQHGLEISGEATSQ; via the exons TCACGAGAAACAGGAAACTGAGGAGGTTGTTCAGCTGCAGGAAG GAGAGGGAGTGGGGGTGGAGGAGCAGACAGCAGTTACCATAGCGAATGCCCAGCAAGCTGCAGTATTTACTACTGACCACAATGTCCAGTACCAATTCCGCACAGAAAACAGTGGAGGCCAG GTGACATATCGTGTTGTCCAGGTAACAGAAGACCAGTTAGAGGCAGCTGGAGATGGAAGTGCTGCAGTCAGTGTGGTGTCCACAGCTGCCTTTGCTGGGGCACCGCAGGCAGTTGCACAG GCAGTTATCCAGAACCCTTTCAGTAATGGAGGCAGTCCTGCAGGAGAGACGGTTGGTGGAGAGACGCGTTTTGCTTATTTTCCAGCAGCGACTGTCAGCGATGGTACGGCTACCGCTGTTTCAGTTCAGGCAGCTACCGATACCACCCTCGCGCCAGCTGGAG GTCAGTTTTACGTGATGATGAGTCCTCCTGATGTTTTACAAACCGGCACACCACGGACTATTGCCCCCCGCACTCACACTTACTCCAC AGACTTTGGCGAAAACGAGATGCTTCAGCATGGCAGTTCAAACTG GAAGGTGGATGGCCCAAGAGCGCCCCGTGATGAGAGGAGGAGAGCGCAACACAATGaag tggaaagaagaagaagagacaaGATCAATAACTGGATAGTCACACTGTCCAAGATCATTCCAGATTGTAACATGGACAACACAAAAACTGGAGCG AGTAAAGGAGGTATCCTGTCTAAAGCATGTGACTACATTCGAGAACTCAGGCAGAACAACCAGAGGCTGCAGGAGAGTTTCAAGGAGGTGGAGAGAATACAGGTCGACAATGAACTTCTACGACAACAG ATCGAAGACCTGAAGAATGACAATGCACTGCTCAGAGCCCAACTTCAACAGCATGGCCTTGAAATCAGCGGAGAAGCTACTTCGCAGTGA